The sequence CTTCGATTTTCAGAACCACCACACCGGAAGATAGACCTAACTCAGTACATAATTTTTCCCACAAAACAGGAAGGACAGAATCCATCCAATCCTTGCCAGTTTTATCAGAGGCAAGCAGGGAAATGGCTTGAGAAGGCATGCTATGAAACTGTTTAAATTTAATCACTTTGTCAAGTACGTACCTATTTGAATGTCGGATGTCCGACCAAAAGAGAGGAGATAGTTTTTGCTAATTTTCGGTATGTCGGATGTCCGACAATGGAGATAGAAATGAGGGAAAAATCCTTTTTTTGCTCCTTTCTAAAAATACAATTGATCCCAAATTTTCGGCAGGAAAGCATACCATTTGGGAAGGGAAAATAGAGAGAGATGATCACCATTGCAGTTGCAAACCAAAAAGGCGGAGAAGGGAAAACAACTACTTCTTTGAATCTTGCTATGGGGTTGGCCCGTCGCAATCTAAAAACCCTACTCATCGATATGGACCCACAGGCCAATTCCACCGGAATTTTTTTAAACCCGGAGACGGTCGAAAAAGATCTAGCCCACTTGTTCCAAAACTCTGCAAACCTAAAAGAGATCATTACACCTGCGTATAACGAACATTTGTGGGTCGCACCGTCTAGCATGCGTTTGGCGGAAATGGAAACAGTTTCAGTGAACTCAGTAGAGGCTCCTTATATTTTAAGAGACTCGCTTTCGACGATCAAAGAATTTGATTTTGTGATTATTGACTGCCCCCCTTCCCTTTCTATCTTCACGGTAAACAGTCTTGTAGCAGCTAACTATGTTCTCATCCCTCTCCAGGCAGAAAAATTCTCAATGGATGGAATTATGGGATTACAACAAACCATTTCTTCGATCAAAAAAAGAATCAATCCAGACCTGGAAATTTTGGGTGCCCTCATCACCCAACTCAAACCTCAGACATTGCTTACGAAAACCATCCTCCCCGTATTGACAAAATACTTCCGCATCTTTGACCATACGATTTCTGACGGGGTGGCCATCGGGGAAAGCCACCTGGCAAAAAAATCAGTCTTCGACTACAACAAAACTTCACGTCAGTCCCAAGAGTATGAAGGTTTTATTGAGGAGGTTTTAAATGAGCTTAAAAAGTAAACGCCTCGGAACTCTCGCTGATATCTATCAGGCAGAAAATTTAGATGGGACCATTCGGACCATCCGAATGGACAGGATTCAACCTTCAGAACACCAACCAAGGCAGGAAAGAAAAAAGGGAGTTGAGGAACTGGCCCAAACCTTAAAGGCAGACGGGTTATTGCAACCCATCATAGTCTCCAAAGGGGAAAAAGAAGGGAATTATAAAATCATAGCAGGAGAGAGGAGGTATCACGCTGCGAAGTCTCTCGGTTGGGCGGAAATTGAATGTAAGATTTTAAACCGACCTGATAAAGAAATTTATAAATTAGCAGTCATTGAAAACCTCCAAAGAGAGAACTTGTCCCCTTATGAAGAGGTGGATGCCCTCTTATTTCTGAAAAACTCACATAACTATACCGACCAGGAACTCGGAGATCTATTCGGGAAAAGTCGTAGTTATATGACGGAAGTCCTTTCGATTACCTCTATGTCCAAAGAAGACCTGGAGAAATGTAAAAAGAACGAAATCTATAATAAGAACCTTTTGGTGCAGGCGGCCCAGGCTGCCAAAAAAGGAAGCCTGGATGACTTCCTTACCCTGTTTCATAAAGGAGCTCTTAAAACCGTAAAAGATGCCAAAGACTTTAATAAACAGGTCAAGTCTGGTGAGACAAATTTAGCAAAAAACTCTGCCTACTCCGGTTACAAAATCCGAAGGACTGGGACAGGCATTCAGATCTTATCTGAAGATGAAATCCTTTTGGGTGATATATACAAGTTCATCCGAAAAGAACTAACGAAAAAATACGGGGACTCGGCATAACCCAAACAAGTACTTAGCAGTCAAGTACTTAGGAAAAAAATTTATAGTACATCCGGGAAAAAAGGCTGTACGAACTTGACATCTGCCGGAATCCGACAATAATGTGACATAATAAATGTAATTTGAGTTTGAGCAAACGTTTCTTGTAGATCAAGAGACGGGGGATCTCTAGTATCCCAACCCGAAATATAAAAAAATTCCCCTGGAACACCAGGGGGTCGGGGTTTCCCGAAGGAATGTTGTTGGATGAGACATAATTAACATTATGTCAGATAATGTCAACTCCTTCGCAAAATTTGCTTAAATTTGGTTTCATTTTTGCAAAAAAGCGGAGGAGCTTTTGTGAGCGACCAGCGGCATCCCTATATCCGACTGATGACCGACATCATAGATTCTGGTGTTTGGGCTGGCCTTTCCCATGCGGCCAAAACACTTTACCCAGTTCTATTGAAATTCAGTGACTACAATTTCAAACCAGTTTGGCCCAATACGGAAACGTTGATGCGGCTTACCGGGTTCAAAACAAAAAAATCCATTGTCTCTGCAAAAAAGGAGCTCACAAAAGCAGGTTTACTCTACCAGGTTCCCGGCAGTGGTAGAACTTCCACCAGATATCACTTTTCCTTCCATTACGAGGGTTCCAAAATTACCCCTCTGGGAGATGCAAATATATCCCTCAGAGGTTCCGAATCAGAATCCCCTGAGGGATCAAAACCTGTCGGTCAGGGGGGTGCGAGCGGGACCCCTAACCATATTAATATAACTATATCTAATACAAACCATGTACCACCTACCGCTGCGGCAGGAGACCTTAGTAAAGAAAAAGAAGAGAAAAAAGCTTTTGAATCTTTAGTCGAACTTTTCGGTCCCGAAATTGCTTTAGAGGCCTATAAGAAGGCAGTTTCTCTACATATGGAATCCAATGTATCCTATGTACAATCCCTTTGCCGAGAACTTATCTCCATGCAAAGACAGGAAGTGCTTAAAACTGAGCAAAAGCCATCAGGGAACGAAACCCTTTCTCACCCTGCTTCTTGGGTCGGCTTTTTATCTTGGGCAAGCAAAGAACTCACTCAATCTTCTTTACACCAGTTAGAAAAGGTGCAGGTCCAAATCGATGGGAATGTGATTGTCGTAACTTCGACTTTGCAAGGGCATCTTCGCCAAATTGTGAATATGTATTTTACGGAGCGAGTAAAACCCGCAGTTCTTGTTGTATTTTCTGAGAAAGAAGAAGGATCGCGACTCAGTGAAATTCGATAGACTGGATAGAAAAACGGTATTTTTTGGAAGGAATCAGCAACAAAAAGCGCAATGAAAGATCATTTAATACGCACAAGCCACCCCTACTCTCTACCTATCAAATCAGTTTCTACTACGGGAACTTTCGAAGTTAAAAATGAAGAATTTTTATCCTTTTTTGAAGAAAAGGAGCAGTCCTCACTTTCCTCGATCATCTTTCAATTTGATGATGTGGTTTATTTCAATGGGATTGAGCTTTTACCAGGCAAAGACGGGTTGGACTTTTTCCCCGATTCCTTTCGGTTTGAATTATCCCATGATGGAAAGTATTGGGAACCTATTTTACAGGAATCCTCATTTAGAAAATCTTTTAAAACTTCTGCTAAATGGCTTTTTTCTCTTACTAGCGCTCGTTATGTGAAGTTTGTTTCTAAAATTTCAAGAAAGGCCAGTAACGGAAAAAACCGGATTAGTTTTGGTCAATTAAAGATTCTGATCACAGGAGTGCAGTCCATCCAAGCAAGTTCGGAACTGGACAGACTCTATGTAAAAGAAAATCTTTTTGATACAAGACCTGATTATGGTTGGTCCTCTAAAAAGAAAGAAGAACCTGAAGAAGAGTATTTAATTTTAGATATGGGTTCGGTGAATCGCATTGAAGAGATGCGGATGCTTACCAAAAATGATCCGATCACTAATTTCCCGGAAAGGTTTGTCGCATATTATAGCGAAGATGATATTACTTGGCACCAACTCCATGAAGAGAACTTCTTTTTGTCTGAACCAGGTACTTGGTATAAGTGGAGGTTCTCCGCTGTCAACTTACGATTTCTTAAATTAGTTTTTATCCAAGAAAAACAACAAAATAAAAAAGACTACGTAACGGAAGTCATTGAACTTGAGTTATATTCTAGTCCTGATAAAAAAGATTACGGTGGACCAACAAGAGAACCCCTACCTTATGCTTCTGTCCTTAGGTCAGGAATCATTCGCCTTGCTGTGGATGGAGAGGTAAAAGAAGGTGTTGTGGTTCAGGCCAATGACAGGCGCCTTCGGGATGCTACTACGGAATATCGTGGAATTGTGGAACTGGCATCTGACGGGGAAGAAAAACCTGGGGTTGCGGTCCAAGGAAATGATAAACGCCTAAAAATCGCCACTGAACTCACACATGGTTTAGTTCGATTATCCAGAAGTGGAGAAGCAAGGCCTGGGCTTGTTGTCCAGTCAGATGATGAACGTTTGCGTAATGCTTCTACCGAACATCCAGGGATCGTGGAGCTTGCGTTAGATGGTGAAACTCGTCCCGGTGTGGCCGTTCAAGGGAATGATTCTCGTCTTCGAGTTGCTACTAAAAAATCAATTGGTTTAGTTCAACTTGCCGATGCGGGAGAAGTTGCCGTTGATAAAGTGGTTACCGGTGATGATCCAAGGCTCAGAGATGCTACTAACACTTCCAAAGGTATTGTACAATTGGCGCCAAATGGTGGTGAAGAACCAGGTACAGTAGTTCAAGGAAACGATAAACGTCTTAAACATGCGAGCACAGAATTACATGGAATTGTGCAACTTGCGCATTCAGGAGAAACAAAACCAGGCACTGTCGTTCAAGGAGATGACAAACGTTTGGCGAAAGCAGGATTCCAAGATGCGGGAATTGTGTTACTGGCAAATCATGGAGAAGCGGTTCCTGGTAAGGTTGTTCTTTCTGATGACCCGAGGCTTTCTGATAAGAGGGATCCAAAACCGCATACACATCCTTATGCAGAAAAAGAACATGATTTTAATTCACATACAGGTCTTTTAAAAATCACAGGGGAAGCTGAAGCAAGTTCTAAAGGTTTTGTACCCCCACAAACAAATGACGCTATCATTTACGGAAAAAATACAAAAGTAGGAACAGGCGTTGTGGGGGTATCCTCTGGAACCGGTGTCACTGGGTTTGGGGATTCTGTGGGAGTGTATGGGATTTCCAAAGGAAAATCCGGGAAACAATCGGCGGGAATTTTGGGTGCCGGCACTACGGCACCAGGTGGTAGGTTTCTCTCTCAATCAGATTTTGCTTTAGTTGTTGAGGGGAAAGGAATTCCTGAGATGGAACTTCCTGGTTCGGGGAAGGCTATTTATGCGAATGGAGAGTCTTTATTTGAAGGGAACCTCCGCATAACAAAAGAAGGTGGCGAGGAATGTATTGCTCGTTATTTTAGATTGGATGGAAAGGATGTTGTGACTGCGGGAGATCTTCTTGTTGCTACAGAAGAACCTGGTGTTTTAGGAAGATCAAAACACCCCTACTCTACCAATGTAATCGGTGTCTGTGTTTCCAATGCCCATGTGGTTTTTGGAAAACAAGAAAAGGCGGTTGAATATGTTCTTGTGGCACTTCTTGGAATAACCAAAATTCACGTGGATGCATCGCAAGTTCCCATTTATCCGGGAGACCTTTTGGTTTCAGGACTTGCTTCTGGTCAGGCGGTGAAGGCTGATCCTTCAAAATTAAAACCTGGGATGCTTGTGGCTAAGGCCATTGAGGCTTGTAAACGAGACAAAGGAAACATCCTTTGTATGTTAACCTTCTCCTAAAAATAAAGGTAAAGAGGTGGGTTTTTTAATAAACCCCGCCTCAATTGCTCTTTGTAAAAGATACTCCACTGCACCGTGGCCTTCTTGCCCTAAAGTTTTTGTGAATTCATTTACATATAAATTGATATGAGATTTGATTACCGCATCTTCTTTGTTTTGTGAATTAGTTCGAATGTAATCCATCATTTCTTTTGGCTCTTTGTATGCATCACTTAAGCTTTGTCTCAAGTTGGATTGGAACCTGAGTGCTTCTTCTCTTGGAATGTCTCGTCGAATGGCTATCGCACCTAGTGGGATAGGATATCCTGTTGATTGTTCCCACCATTCCCCAAGGTCCACTACCTTTTCCATACCTCTGGCTTCATAAGTAAAACGTTCCTCGTGAATGATCACCCCAAGGCTATCATCCTCAGTCATTACTCTGGGGATGATCTCATCATAACGTAATGGGGTTGGGTTCTGTTTTCCATTGGTATATAAGGATAATAGAAGGTTTGCTGTGGTTAATTTCCCTGGGATATAGAGTTTTTTATAATTAGAAAGATCTGTTTTGGAATTTTTCTTTCGGATGAGTATCGGGCCGCATCCTCTTCCTAGTGCAGATCCGGTTTCGAGTAAAATGTATTTATCAATGATATGAAAATAAGCAGCAAAGGAAAGTTTGGTGACAGGAAATTTCCCTTGGAAAGCAAATTCGTTTAAATTTTCTACATCGTATAGTTCTTCTTTTACTGGGTAATTTGTATTACGGATCAGGTGGTAGAAGAGGAAAGTGTCATTGGGACATGGGGAATAAGCAAGAGAGATCATAGGGATAAAAAGTACTCCTTGTGAGGTGTGATCCATAAAATTCGAATGATTAAAAATAAAAACAAGGTAATTGATATTCCAAGAAATAAACGGATAAACGGTTTTTTATAGGCATCCTCTAATAGTAGTGTAAATGGCAAAATTAATGTGAACATTCTACTTAGATTATCAAACGATCTCCAATACCCCTCTTCGGCAATGAGTATGACAAAGAGGCTTCCAAAAATGGGGACAAGTATATTTATATTTTTAGAAAAGGAATCTTTGAGTGATTGGATGCTGGCAATGGATAAAGCTAAAAAGGAAATGAAAAAAAGAACCTTTGGGAATTCTTTGGGTTTGAATTGGAAAGATCCATTTTCCATAAAACTTTTAAAAAAACCAAATAAAGGAAAGTCTGTCATATCTCGAAACCCGAGAGGATTTGTCCCTAGGTGGTTTGGCGGTTGGATTAATCCATATCCCACCAAACAAACAAATACGATGCCTGGAATGGAATAAAGAGCCATCTTTTCCCATTTTTTTTCTGTAAGCGCATTGAAAACAATGGGTATAAGAAACAAAATCCCTAACTCTCTTGTGATTACCATAAGTAGGAAAAAGAAAACAGCGAGTAGGTCTTTTTTATTTGTGAAAAAGTAGAAAGCTATGATTCCAAAACTAACAAAAAGTGAATCTGCAACAAGGAGTAGATTTGCATTTAAAGAGAAAGGTGAAAATAGATAAAAGATAACCAACCATTTTTTTGAATCCGGAAGTAATGAAAACAAGCTGAATACGGAAAGAGAAAAAACTACGAACAAAAAAAGAAGAGTAACCAAGGGATAATGAGAGAATCCAAAAATGGAAGAAAATAGACCAACGAATAAAGAAAGTCCCATTCTGTGAAAACGAAAATGATAAGAATCGACAATGAGATCCCAATCACCACCGACAAACATATCTTTTGCGAGAAAATAGAAAAACTGACCGTCATAACCTCCCGATTTGTAGATCACAAACTGGGAATCAACGAGGTTTGGATTGATTTCATAGAAACCTTCCCAAATCCCAATAAGGGCAGAAAGGGAATGTTCATAGGGTGCTGTTTTATAGTAGATAAGTGCCCCTACTCCCAAAAGGAAAAAAACCAATAGAAACCAAAGTTGGCGCTGCTTCACTCTTCCATTTTGCAAAATTTAACGGATTCGAAAAGGAATTTCTCTGGAATTTTCCGAAGATTCTGACAGTTTGTATCCAAAGTTGGGGCAAATGAAAGAAGTTCTCGTAACAATCCAAAGTGTATATCAGTATTTAGAAAAACTTGGCCCCAAAAAATCTTTTCAGATTTTGAAAAATCTCGGTTACGAGAAGTTACTTTCCTTAACAGGAAAGGTCCCTAAAGAAAGGCTCATTGTCCTGACGCAAAAGTTAAGTGAGGATACAGTCGTTGAGTTGGTAAAACAAATCCCAGAAAAAATTCTCGTTGAGATGATCCGCGAAAATGATGACGATGATTTGGTTTATTTTATTCACTCCCTTCCAATGGAAGATTTGGCTCTTGTTTCTCGGAGTATTCCTCCTCATGATGTGGGTCTACTTGCAAAAACTTTAGGCAAAGAAACAAGCGTAGAAATTCTGAAAACTTTAGGAATTGAAAAGTCCATTGCTCTTTTAAAAGAAATTCCGATGAAAGATTTTCTTTGGTTGGTGGATGAAATTCAAGTAGGTCTGGTCATTCAACTTGTGAGTGAACTTTCAGTGGCGGATTGTAAAAAGTGGATCAAACAACGTGGGTTAGCGGAGCTTCCAATTCTTGTCAAATTTTTTGGTGTTAGTAATGCTTTGAAGATTTTTAAAAAACTCGGAATGAACCAAGCATTAGAAATGATGCATTTACTTGGAACAAGGGAAATGTTAGAACTTTCTTTGATTTTGTCTGGAATGCAGTTGGATGAAAAGAACATTCCAGCTTTAGTTCAATTGAAACCTGATGATTTGACTTCAAAGAAAAAAACTAAACAAACACCTAAGAAAAAACAGATCCCTAAAAAGAAAAAAACTTCTAAGCGTTGATATTCACTTTCGGGAAGTAAATGGTGAATTTGCTTCCTTCTCCCATTTTGCTTTCGACAAATATTTCACCGGACATTTTGTCCACTAGTGACTTGACAATAGACAATCCAAGTCCTGTCCCACCAATTTTTTTGTTATCCGAAGATGGAATACGAAAGAAACGATCGAAGATTTGGTTTTTAAAATTTGGGTCGATTCCTATTCCTGTATCTTCTACTGTGATTTCAATTTTCCCATTGGTTTCACGAATGGAGATTCCAATTTTTCCTTTGAATGTGTATTTTAGTGCATTCACGTAAAGGTTGGTTATGATTTGTGAAAATTCAAATTTGATTCCACGTAAGTAAAAACCTTTTTTGAGTGATAAATCCCATTCGATAGGTTTTCCTTTGGCAAGATGAGAGTTCATGTGAATTACATCTTCGATTACAGGAACAGGATCAAAAATTTCGACTACTTCGGCTTCTTTGTCTTTTTCTCTTGATGTGGTTAACTTTAATAGATTTTCGATTAAAAAACTAAGTCTTTTTGCATTTTTATCGATTACCTCTAACATATTTTTGTGTTCGGTGTTAAATGGTAATGTTGTATCGGATTTAAAAAATTCTAAATACCCTCTGATGTTTGTCATCGGGCTTCTTAGTTCGTGACTCACATTGGAAATAAATTCGTGTTGTAGTCTTTCTTGTTCTTTTCTTTCTGAATTGGGACGAAATTGAACTTGGTATCGTTTCTTTGGAGAAAGTAGGATGGATGTGAAACTAATATCTACTTCTAGTTTGTTTCCATCTTTGGCGAGGATTTCCACATCGGGAAGTGATAACATTGTATCAGAAGAGAGGTCAGTTCCAAACCTGAGTTGGTTAGATACTTGGTTGCCAAGGATAATGTCTTCAATATTCATTTTCGTGATATCACCACGAGTATAACCAGTTAACAATCGAAACTGGTTGTTTGCTTCTAAAATGCTTCCTGTATCGGCGTCTACAAGGGCAATGGCTTCTCTGGAAAATTCAAATAGATATCTGTATTTTTCTTCCGAGTATTGAAGGTCTACTGCGGAGCGGTCAAGTTTGATTTCTAAAATTGAAATTAGGTTTTCGAGTTCTGTGATCTCTTCTCTTTGTAGTTCTAATTTGGCGTTAAATGAGTCTAACATTGAGTTTACGAGAACTTTGACTCGGTTGTCTAATTGCAAAGTTTCGTCTGAATTTAATCTTGAATTATAGTTTCCTTGAAGTATATCCAATACGACTGAGTTGACGTCGACAATGAGATGCCTTACTGCATTGAGTTTTCTGTAGTTGATTTGAGAAGGAGCGTGTAACTTTGTTTCTTTTGGCTCTTGGAAAGAACTTAGTTTCCGCACATCAAATAATTTTTTTGGCTCAAGGGCTGATAGGATTTCGTCAAAATCAAAAGCGGCTTTTACGGCGTCGGGTTGGATGACCCTACGAATCAATCGGAAATATACATCTTTTAAAAGTGGATAGAGTGTTGTGGCATCACCTTTGTAAGAGAAAATACCTTTTTGAATGAGGGGATGGGAGTTTAGAAGATTCTTCGTTTCCCCTACTCTAAGATGTGGGTAAAAATGGGAAAGTTGAAGGTCTTCCCATAAATTTCCTTGGCTCAATTGATTTGTGTTTTGTAAAAGGTCTATGGCTTTTTTTACCGCAAGAAGAACTCCCGAAACTTCTCTTCCTGTTTTTAAAACAGCATCACCGCTAAACGCAAGCAAGGTGGAAGGGTAAAAAGATTTTAATTCTAATATCGGTAATTCAAGTGTATTGGCAAAGTCTTGGAAGTTTCTAAGGAATGGGCTTGAAAATGGATCTGAAACCAAACCTAAACAAGAGGGTTTTAGAAATTCTTTTTCTTCTAAAAAACCTGGAGTGTCAATGTAACGAACTTTAACTGGATTTTTGGGCGCATATTCTTCAAGAAATTTTTCAGCAAAAAGCCTCTCGACGGAGTATTGATGTGGGACAGGTAATATATAAGCTTTGTTTCTTGTCAGATCTTCTGGTTTGAATTGAAATCTTGAATAGAAGGAAAGTGGAGAGTGGTAAAGATAAATCCCTTTATAGATTCGTTTGAGTTTGGATTTTTTTAAAAAACTGTCTTGTAAATAAGCAATGGTAGGAACTTCACCAGCTTCTACCCGACCAGCGTCCAGTAATGGCATGATTGCCTTATGGTGCGTGTTGACATGAAGAGTTACTTTGACACCGAATTCTTCAAAGTAACCCTTTTTGTATGCGACTACAACTGGTAAGGAACTAAGACGACTTGTTATACAAATCTGGATCACATGGCAACAATTCCAAAAATAGGAATCATTGCCAAATCTTTCTGTAGCGTTTTCCTCTTACTGTGAAAAAATCTCTTGGAGGAACTCCGTTGTCCTTTTGGTATATTCCGAAACTTCTTTTTCATCCATCACCTTTGCGGAAAGGAGTGAAAGGTCGTAAATGATTCTTGCCAATTTTTTTCCTTTATCGGGGTTTACGCCTTCAAACGCTTGTAATGCGGATTTTACCAAAGGAGACTTGGCATTTACCATAAGAGTATGTGATCTTAGAATATTTTTTGTGTCATCTCGGTTTAACATTGAATTCATTTCGGACATTCGTCTCATAAACTCTGGCAAAAGAATGACTCCTGGAACTTCTACAGATTTTAATGCTTCAACCTTTACTTCCACACCTTCGGTAGGTAGCGAGCTTTGAAATAAGTTTTTGATCCTGTCGAATTCTGTTTTGTTTTCTTCATTTACCAAATCTTTTGGAGATTCTTTATCTACGATTTGGTCTGCGATTTCCGAATCCACTCTTTGAAATTTCCAATCTGGATTTTTCATTTCCAAATGTTGTATTAAGTGGGAATCAATTTTTGAGTCAACTAATAGGGCTTCCAGTCCTTGTGATTTTAGTAACTCCATATAGACGGAACCCATTTCAGTTTCATTT comes from Leptospira bandrabouensis and encodes:
- a CDS encoding ParA family protein; this translates as MITIAVANQKGGEGKTTTSLNLAMGLARRNLKTLLIDMDPQANSTGIFLNPETVEKDLAHLFQNSANLKEIITPAYNEHLWVAPSSMRLAEMETVSVNSVEAPYILRDSLSTIKEFDFVIIDCPPSLSIFTVNSLVAANYVLIPLQAEKFSMDGIMGLQQTISSIKKRINPDLEILGALITQLKPQTLLTKTILPVLTKYFRIFDHTISDGVAIGESHLAKKSVFDYNKTSRQSQEYEGFIEEVLNELKK
- a CDS encoding ParB/RepB/Spo0J family partition protein, with product MSLKSKRLGTLADIYQAENLDGTIRTIRMDRIQPSEHQPRQERKKGVEELAQTLKADGLLQPIIVSKGEKEGNYKIIAGERRYHAAKSLGWAEIECKILNRPDKEIYKLAVIENLQRENLSPYEEVDALLFLKNSHNYTDQELGDLFGKSRSYMTEVLSITSMSKEDLEKCKKNEIYNKNLLVQAAQAAKKGSLDDFLTLFHKGALKTVKDAKDFNKQVKSGETNLAKNSAYSGYKIRRTGTGIQILSEDEILLGDIYKFIRKELTKKYGDSA
- a CDS encoding helix-turn-helix domain-containing protein, with translation MTDIIDSGVWAGLSHAAKTLYPVLLKFSDYNFKPVWPNTETLMRLTGFKTKKSIVSAKKELTKAGLLYQVPGSGRTSTRYHFSFHYEGSKITPLGDANISLRGSESESPEGSKPVGQGGASGTPNHINITISNTNHVPPTAAAGDLSKEKEEKKAFESLVELFGPEIALEAYKKAVSLHMESNVSYVQSLCRELISMQRQEVLKTEQKPSGNETLSHPASWVGFLSWASKELTQSSLHQLEKVQVQIDGNVIVVTSTLQGHLRQIVNMYFTERVKPAVLVVFSEKEEGSRLSEIR
- a CDS encoding discoidin domain-containing protein, yielding MKDHLIRTSHPYSLPIKSVSTTGTFEVKNEEFLSFFEEKEQSSLSSIIFQFDDVVYFNGIELLPGKDGLDFFPDSFRFELSHDGKYWEPILQESSFRKSFKTSAKWLFSLTSARYVKFVSKISRKASNGKNRISFGQLKILITGVQSIQASSELDRLYVKENLFDTRPDYGWSSKKKEEPEEEYLILDMGSVNRIEEMRMLTKNDPITNFPERFVAYYSEDDITWHQLHEENFFLSEPGTWYKWRFSAVNLRFLKLVFIQEKQQNKKDYVTEVIELELYSSPDKKDYGGPTREPLPYASVLRSGIIRLAVDGEVKEGVVVQANDRRLRDATTEYRGIVELASDGEEKPGVAVQGNDKRLKIATELTHGLVRLSRSGEARPGLVVQSDDERLRNASTEHPGIVELALDGETRPGVAVQGNDSRLRVATKKSIGLVQLADAGEVAVDKVVTGDDPRLRDATNTSKGIVQLAPNGGEEPGTVVQGNDKRLKHASTELHGIVQLAHSGETKPGTVVQGDDKRLAKAGFQDAGIVLLANHGEAVPGKVVLSDDPRLSDKRDPKPHTHPYAEKEHDFNSHTGLLKITGEAEASSKGFVPPQTNDAIIYGKNTKVGTGVVGVSSGTGVTGFGDSVGVYGISKGKSGKQSAGILGAGTTAPGGRFLSQSDFALVVEGKGIPEMELPGSGKAIYANGESLFEGNLRITKEGGEECIARYFRLDGKDVVTAGDLLVATEEPGVLGRSKHPYSTNVIGVCVSNAHVVFGKQEKAVEYVLVALLGITKIHVDASQVPIYPGDLLVSGLASGQAVKADPSKLKPGMLVAKAIEACKRDKGNILCMLTFS
- a CDS encoding 1,4-dihydroxy-6-naphthoate synthase gives rise to the protein MISLAYSPCPNDTFLFYHLIRNTNYPVKEELYDVENLNEFAFQGKFPVTKLSFAAYFHIIDKYILLETGSALGRGCGPILIRKKNSKTDLSNYKKLYIPGKLTTANLLLSLYTNGKQNPTPLRYDEIIPRVMTEDDSLGVIIHEERFTYEARGMEKVVDLGEWWEQSTGYPIPLGAIAIRRDIPREEALRFQSNLRQSLSDAYKEPKEMMDYIRTNSQNKEDAVIKSHINLYVNEFTKTLGQEGHGAVEYLLQRAIEAGFIKKPTSLPLFLGEG
- a CDS encoding AZOBR_p60025 family cell surface glycopolymer formation protein, which encodes MQNGRVKQRQLWFLLVFFLLGVGALIYYKTAPYEHSLSALIGIWEGFYEINPNLVDSQFVIYKSGGYDGQFFYFLAKDMFVGGDWDLIVDSYHFRFHRMGLSLFVGLFSSIFGFSHYPLVTLLFLFVVFSLSVFSLFSLLPDSKKWLVIFYLFSPFSLNANLLLVADSLFVSFGIIAFYFFTNKKDLLAVFFFLLMVITRELGILFLIPIVFNALTEKKWEKMALYSIPGIVFVCLVGYGLIQPPNHLGTNPLGFRDMTDFPLFGFFKSFMENGSFQFKPKEFPKVLFFISFLALSIASIQSLKDSFSKNINILVPIFGSLFVILIAEEGYWRSFDNLSRMFTLILPFTLLLEDAYKKPFIRLFLGISITLFLFLIIRILWITPHKEYFLSL
- a CDS encoding magnesium transporter MgtE N-terminal domain-containing protein, encoding MKEVLVTIQSVYQYLEKLGPKKSFQILKNLGYEKLLSLTGKVPKERLIVLTQKLSEDTVVELVKQIPEKILVEMIRENDDDDLVYFIHSLPMEDLALVSRSIPPHDVGLLAKTLGKETSVEILKTLGIEKSIALLKEIPMKDFLWLVDEIQVGLVIQLVSELSVADCKKWIKQRGLAELPILVKFFGVSNALKIFKKLGMNQALEMMHLLGTREMLELSLILSGMQLDEKNIPALVQLKPDDLTSKKKTKQTPKKKQIPKKKKTSKR
- a CDS encoding PAS domain-containing sensor histidine kinase, producing the protein MIQICITSRLSSLPVVVAYKKGYFEEFGVKVTLHVNTHHKAIMPLLDAGRVEAGEVPTIAYLQDSFLKKSKLKRIYKGIYLYHSPLSFYSRFQFKPEDLTRNKAYILPVPHQYSVERLFAEKFLEEYAPKNPVKVRYIDTPGFLEEKEFLKPSCLGLVSDPFSSPFLRNFQDFANTLELPILELKSFYPSTLLAFSGDAVLKTGREVSGVLLAVKKAIDLLQNTNQLSQGNLWEDLQLSHFYPHLRVGETKNLLNSHPLIQKGIFSYKGDATTLYPLLKDVYFRLIRRVIQPDAVKAAFDFDEILSALEPKKLFDVRKLSSFQEPKETKLHAPSQINYRKLNAVRHLIVDVNSVVLDILQGNYNSRLNSDETLQLDNRVKVLVNSMLDSFNAKLELQREEITELENLISILEIKLDRSAVDLQYSEEKYRYLFEFSREAIALVDADTGSILEANNQFRLLTGYTRGDITKMNIEDIILGNQVSNQLRFGTDLSSDTMLSLPDVEILAKDGNKLEVDISFTSILLSPKKRYQVQFRPNSERKEQERLQHEFISNVSHELRSPMTNIRGYLEFFKSDTTLPFNTEHKNMLEVIDKNAKRLSFLIENLLKLTTSREKDKEAEVVEIFDPVPVIEDVIHMNSHLAKGKPIEWDLSLKKGFYLRGIKFEFSQIITNLYVNALKYTFKGKIGISIRETNGKIEITVEDTGIGIDPNFKNQIFDRFFRIPSSDNKKIGGTGLGLSIVKSLVDKMSGEIFVESKMGEGSKFTIYFPKVNINA